The following proteins are co-located in the Diorhabda carinulata isolate Delta chromosome 4, icDioCari1.1, whole genome shotgun sequence genome:
- the LOC130892546 gene encoding dolichol-phosphate mannosyltransferase subunit 3 — protein sequence MTKLMEWLCGLFMFIGVWFYLLTSKNQTSQEYQLILFSPVILAGIFGVYTAFVILYRVYTFNNCEEAAHELQKEIQEANIELSKLGFKSQENLDKK from the exons ATGACTAAACTTATGGAATGGCTTTGTGGATTATTTATGTTCATCGGTGTTTGGTTTTATTTACTTACATCTAAAAATCAAACATCTCAagaatatcaattaatattattttcaccaGTTATATTGGCAGGTATTTTTGGG gTTTACACAGCTTTTGTGATTTTATATAGAGTTTATACCTTCAATAATTGCGAGGAAGCAGCACATGAATTGCAAAAA GAAATACAGGAGGCCAACATTGAATTAAGTAAACTTGGATTCAAGTCTCAagaaaatcttgataaaaaataa